A region of Saimiri boliviensis isolate mSaiBol1 chromosome 10, mSaiBol1.pri, whole genome shotgun sequence DNA encodes the following proteins:
- the LOC101039594 gene encoding olfactory receptor 6V1 encodes MVSGSLSLSVSASPAVFCFPCLQDPSPWIMANLSQPSEFVLSGFSSLGELQALLHGPFLMLYLLAFVGNTIIIVMVIADTHLHTPMYFFLGNFSLLEILVTMTVVPRMLSDLLVPHKVITFTGCMVQFYFYFSLGSTSFLILTDMALDRFVAICHPLRYDTLMSRAVCVWLAGVAWAVPFLAMVPTVLSRAHLDYCHGNVINHFFCDNAPLLQLSCSDTHLFEFWDFLMALAFVLSSFLMTLISYGYIVTTVLRIPSASSRQKTFSTCGSHLTLVFIGYGSTIFLYISPGKAHSAQVKKVVALVTSVLTPFLNPFILTFRNETVKTALQGQMQRLKGLRKAQR; translated from the coding sequence atgGTCAGtggttctctgtctctctctgtttctgcctCTCCAGCTGTCTTTTGTTTCCCTTGCCTGCAGGACCCCAGCCCGTGGATCATGGCAAATCTGAGTCAGCCCTCAGAATTTGTCCTCTCAGGCTTCTCCTCCCTCGGCGAGCTGCAGGCTCTTCTGCATGGCCCCTTCCTCATGCTTTACCTTCTCGCCTTTGTGGGAAACACCATCATCATAGTTATGGTCATAGCTGACACTCACCTACATACACCCATGTACTTCTTCCTGGGCAATTTTTCCCTGCTGGAGATCTTGGTAACCATGACTGTAGTGCCCAGGATGCTCTCAGACCTGCTGGTCCCCCACAAAGTCATTACCTTCACTGGCTGCATGGTCCAGTTCTACTTCTACTTTTCCTTGGGTTCCACCTCTTTCCTCATCCTCACAGATATGGCCCTTGACCGCTTTGTGGCTATCTGCCACCCACTGCGCTATGACACGCTGATGAGCCGGGCTGTGTGTGTCTGGCTGGCTGGGGTTGCCTGGGCAGTTCCTTTCCTAGCCATGGTACCCACTGTCCTCTCTCGAGCTCATCTTGATTATTGCCACGGCAACGTCATTAACCACTTCTTCTGTGACAATGCACCTCTCCTGCAGTTGTCCTGCTCTGACACCCACCTATTTGAATTCTGGGACTTTCTGATGGCCTTGGCCTTTGTTCTTAGCTCCTTCCTGATGACCCTCATCTCCTATGGCTACATAGTGACCACTGTGCTACGGATCCCCTCTGCCAGCAGCCGCCAGAAGACTTTCTCCACCTGTGGGTCTCACCTCACACTGGTCTTCATTGGCTACGGTAGTACCATCTTTCTGTACATCAGTCCTGGCAAAGCTCACTCTGCGCAAGTCAAGAAGGTCGTGGCCTTGGTTACTTCAGTTCTCACACCCTTCCTCAATCCCTTTATCCTTACCTTCCGCAATGAAACAGTTAAAACAGCGCTACAGGGGCAGATGCAGAGGCTGAAAGGCCTTCGCAAAGCACAACGATGA